The DNA sequence ACAGGGTCTGGACGATGATAGCTGCCGAAACCTACAAGTTCCACCCGGAGACCATGCTTGGCCAGCTGGTGGAGATAGAGATGCGCGACCCGACGGAGGTCATTCCGGAAGAAGAACTCAAGACCTGGCCGAAGAACATCGAGGTCTGGAATCCAGCGTTTGACGTTACCCCGCCGGAGTACGTTGACGTCATCATAACGGAGCGCGGTGTTATCCCGCCGAGCGCCGCCATTGATATCCTCAAGGAGGAGTTCGGCTGGGCATTGAAGTACCGCGAACCCTGGGAGGACTGACCTTTCCTCTTTTTCACCGATACCGTTTAAAACTCCTCGCCCTTCTATACCTGAGGAAGAAATGGAAGGTGATGCTCATGAAGGCTTACATTGCTGAAAACGTCAGGGGAATTTACGCCTTCGACGAGAGCGGGAAGCTCATCACGAGCAAGCCCTTCTCCGGAAAGCCGGAGATAAGCCTCGACAAACTACTAAAAGGCGAGCCGAGCGACGAGTTACTGACCCTCCTTGAGGAGCTGAGGGGGGAAGGTTACGACGAGTTCGTCGTTGAGGACACCGAGCTGAGCAGAAAACTGAAGGAGCTTAACTACACAGCTACAGCCGAGTTTCCCAACCTGGCCGGCGAAAAGCTCCGCTCAAACCCTGCCGAATTCCTAGGCGAGAACTGGTTCGACGAGTACTACACCGTTGGCGTGGCACTAACCAGGCTCCGCATACAGGAGCAGAGCGGTGCAAGGGACAAGATGATAATCCAGGCAATCGAGGCACTCGATGATATTGACAAGGTGATTAACTTACTCGTTTCAAGGCTCAGGGAATGGTACGGTCTCCACTTCCCTGAACTCGATGAAATCCTTCCAAAGCATCCACAGTACGTTGCCTTCGTTAAGGAAATCGGCCCGAGGGAGAACGTAACGAGGGAGAGGCTTGAGAAGCTCGGCTTTTCAGAAGGAAAAATCGAGAAGATTCTCAGGGCTGCGGAGAAGTCCATGGGCGCTCCGCTCGGCAAGTTCGACAGCGAAATCATAAGAAAGCTCGCCAGCGAGATAAGCGACCTCTACAAGCTCAGGGAGCAGATTGAGGACTACCTTGAGATGGCCATGGACGAAGTCGCTCCAAACCTCAAGGCGCTCGTTGGAGCCAAACTCGCCGCGAGGCTTATGAGCCTTGCAGGAGGTCTCAAAGAGCTGGCAATGATGCCCGCCTCAACAATTCAGGTTCTCGGCGCTGAAAAGGCCCTCTTCAGGCACCTGAGAACCGGGGCAAAGCCTCCGAAGCACGGTGTAATCTTCCAGTATCCTGCAATAAACCGCTCGCCGTGGTGGCAGAGGGGTAAGATAGCGAGAGCTTTGGCCGGAAAGCTGGCCATAGCGGCCAGGGTTGACTATTTCTCTGGCGAATACATAGGCGAGGAACTCAAGAAGGAGCTTGAACAGAGAATCAAGGAAATCAAGGAGAAGTACCCGAACCCGCCGAAGAGGAAGGCCAAACCCGAGAAGAAGAAAAAGAAGTTCAAGCCCAAGAAGTCCAAGAAGGAGAAGAAAGGCCAGAAGGAGAGGAGAGGTAAGGGCAAGCCCGAAAAGAAGAAGAAAAAGAAGAAGTCCAAGGGCGGAAAGAGGTGAGGTAGATGAAGGTTAAGAAGCACAGGTTCCCAGGCGTTTACATCGTTATTGACGACGACGGGAGCGAGAAGATAGCGACCAAAAACCTCGTTCCCGGACAGAGGGTTTACGGCGAGAGAGTCATAAAGTTCGAGGGAGATGAATACAGAATTTGGAACCCGAGCAGGTCGAAGCTTGGTGCGGCAATCCTCAACGGCCTCAAGAACTTTCCGATTAAACCCGGCTCAACGGTCCTCTACCTAGGAATAGCGAGCGGAACCACGGCATCTCACGTCAGCGACATCGTCGGCTGGGAGGGCAAGATATTCGGCGTTGAGTTTTCCCCAAGGGTTCTCAGGGAGCTCGTTCCCATAGTGGAGGAGAGGAGGAACATAGTTCCCATACTCGGCGACGCGACAAAGCCGGAAGGCTACCGCGCTCTCGTTCCGAAGGTGGACGTTATCTTTGAAGACGTGGCCCAGCCGACGCAGGCGAAAATCCTGATAGACAACGCGAAGGTGTATCTCAAGAGCGGCGGCTACGGCATGATATCCGTCAAGAGCAGGAGCATCGACGTCACCAAGGAGCCGGAGGAAGTATTTAAGGAGGTCGAGAGGGAGCTCTCTGAATACTTCGAGGTCGTTGAGAGGCTTTCACTTGAACCCTACGAGAAGGATCATGCTCTCTTCGTTGTGAGAAAGCCATGAGTTCTTTTTCTTTTCTCAAAAATTTAGAGAGGGTCAGTCCTTGATTGGTAAGTTTGGAATCAGCCAGCTCAGAAAGCTGTCCATGCTCCTAGTTTGTATGTAGACTGTTCCCGTTCCGTAGAACTCTGCAACCAAGCCCTCTCCGCTGAAGAGAGTGCTCTTAAGCCCGCCAACTCGCTTAACTTTGAAGTCCAAACCCTCTGTGAAAGCCACCATGTGCCCGGTGTCAATTATAAAGTGCTCGTTCCTAAGTTCCTTTTTGTATATAGCCCCAAAGCTGGAGAGAAAAACCATTCCCCTTCCGCTTATCTTTAGGAGGAACAGTCCCTCTCTGCTGAAGAAGGTTTTGGCACCTCCCCACTTGATGTCGATGTCTATATTCTCACTGCTTGCCAGAAATGCTCCGCTCTGGGCGTAAAGGGTTCCATCCAGTTCAAATACCTCGATGTCCCCCGGATATGGGGGTGCTAGGCCAACGGTTCCAGTTCCACCAACTGCTCTGAAAACGTTGACAAAGAAGCTCTCCCCGCCAAGCACGGATCTTTTCAGGGCACCGAAAACACCGCCCCTTGCCTTGGTTTCTATTCTTATCGTTGGACTCATGTGAACCATTGCCCCAGCTTCAGCTTGGATTGCCTCTCCTTGAGAAAGCTCCACCTCAAGAAGGGAAAAGCTTGGTCTGTGGGTTATTTCGTACCTCATTCCAAACACCCGATACCAATTGGGAGGCAAGTTTTATATATCCATCGGCAATTGTCTAAATTCTTTTTCACTTTTACCGAAAGGCTTTTATAAGAACTCTCCCAACCACCGCCGGTGATTACAGTTCTCGGGTGATGCCCATGCGGAAGTTGCTGAAGCCGAAGAGGGAAGTAGGCATTGTCGGCTACGGCGCCTACGTTCCGATGTATAGAATCAAGGCCGAGGAGATAGGCAGGGTCTGGGGAGTTTCAAGCTTCCCAATCGAGGAGAAGGCCGTCCCCGGTTTGGACGAGGATGCCCTCACCATAGGACTTGAAGCGGCAAGAAACGCCCTCAAAAGGGCCCAGATAGACCCCAAGCTCATCCGTGCCGTCTGGTTCGGTAGCGAGAGCAAGCCCTACGCGGTTAAACCAACGGGAACCATTATAGCCGAAGCGATAGGGGCGACGCCCGATGTGAGTACAGCGGACTTCGAGTTCGCCTGTAAGGCCGGAACCGAGGCCCTTCAGACGGCCATCGGCTTCGTCGGTTCGGAGATGGCCGACTACGCGATGGCAATCGGAGCGGACACGGCCCAGGGGAGGCCCGGCGACCACCTCGAGTTTACCGCCGGAGCGGGTGGAGCGGCCTTTATAGTTGGCCCCAAGAGCTCTGAGACCGTCGCCTACTTCGAGGGAAGCTACTCCTACGTCACTGACACTCCGGACTTCTGGAGGAGACAGCACGAGCACTATCCAAGGCACGGTAACAGGTTCACCGGCGAGCCGGCCTACTTCCACCACATAATAAACGCCGCCAAGACACTCATGGAGGAGCTCGGCCTAACGGTCAACGACTTCGATTACGCCGTCTTCCACCAGCCCAACGTCAAGTTCCCTCTCACGGTAGCGAAAATACTCGGCATTCCGAAGGAGAAGGTCCTTCCCGGACTTCTCACCGGTAAGATTGGAAACACCTACAGCGGTGCAACGATGGTCGGTGTTTCAGCCGTTCTCGACATAGCAAAGCCCGGCGACAGAATCCTGTGGGTGAGCTTTGGTTCCGGAGCCGGAAGCGACGCCTTCAGCGTCGTTGTTCAGGACGCCATAGAGGAGAAGAGAGACTTGGCGCCAAAGGTTAAGGACTACGTGGAAAGGAAGAAGTACATAGACTACGCCCTCTACGCAAAGGCGAGGAGAAAGTTCATTCTGTGAGGTGGTTGAGATGAGGAAGGCCGTTATAATCGGTGCTGGTATGACGCCTGTTGGGGAGCACTGGAAGCTTTCACTCCGCAACCTTGCAGTCGAAGCCCTGCTCAACGCGATGGAGGACGCGGGAATAGACAGGGTTGATTCCCTCTACGTGGGAAACATGGTCTCAGGATCTTTCGTCGAGCAGGAAAACTTGGGTGCCTTGATAGCGGACTGGGCTGGACTGGGCAACATTCCGGCTGTCAAGGTTGAGGCCGCCTGTGCCTCCGGCGGTGCGGCAGTTCAGGAGGGTGTTAAAGCCGTCCTCAGCGGGCTGGAAGATGTCGTTGCGGTCGTCGGCGTCGAGAAGATGACCGATGCCTGGCCGAGCGATGCGACGCGCTATCTAGCTTACGCCGCCGACGCGGAGTGGGAACTCTTCCACGGCGCGAGCTTCGTAGCTTTGAACGCGCTCATCATGAGGCACTACATGAAGACCTACGGTTACACCGAGGAGGATTTAGCTCTCTTCGCGGTCAACGCCCATGCGAATGGAGCCAAAAACCCCTACGCGATGTTCAAGAGGCCCATAAAGGTCGAAACCGTGATGAAGAGTCCTTATATAGCGGACCCGCTCAAGCTCTTCGATGCCTCGCCCGTCTGCGACGGTTCAGCGGCGGTTATAATCACAACACCGGAGAAAGCCAAGGAGCTCGGCGTTCCCAAGGAGAAGTGGGTCGAGATAGCTGGAATTGGAAGGGCCACTGACACAATAAACCTCGCCAACAGGGAGGACTTACTCACCCTTAAAGCGGCGAAGATTGCCGCGGAGAGGGCCTACAAGATGGCCGGGATAACTCCAAAGGATATAGACTTCTTCGAGGTTCACGATGCATTTACCGTTATGGCCGCTTTGAGCTTGGAGGC is a window from the Thermococcus sp. genome containing:
- a CDS encoding thiolase domain-containing protein translates to MRKAVIIGAGMTPVGEHWKLSLRNLAVEALLNAMEDAGIDRVDSLYVGNMVSGSFVEQENLGALIADWAGLGNIPAVKVEAACASGGAAVQEGVKAVLSGLEDVVAVVGVEKMTDAWPSDATRYLAYAADAEWELFHGASFVALNALIMRHYMKTYGYTEEDLALFAVNAHANGAKNPYAMFKRPIKVETVMKSPYIADPLKLFDASPVCDGSAAVIITTPEKAKELGVPKEKWVEIAGIGRATDTINLANREDLLTLKAAKIAAERAYKMAGITPKDIDFFEVHDAFTVMAALSLEALGVAKKGEGAKLAKEGQIAIDGDYPIQTMGGLKARGHPVGATGVYQTVEAVLQLRGEAPEGIQVPDAEIGLTQNIGGTGSNITVNILRRV
- a CDS encoding fibrillarin-like rRNA/tRNA 2'-O-methyltransferase, whose translation is MKVKKHRFPGVYIVIDDDGSEKIATKNLVPGQRVYGERVIKFEGDEYRIWNPSRSKLGAAILNGLKNFPIKPGSTVLYLGIASGTTASHVSDIVGWEGKIFGVEFSPRVLRELVPIVEERRNIVPILGDATKPEGYRALVPKVDVIFEDVAQPTQAKILIDNAKVYLKSGGYGMISVKSRSIDVTKEPEEVFKEVERELSEYFEVVERLSLEPYEKDHALFVVRKP
- a CDS encoding C/D box methylation guide ribonucleoprotein complex aNOP56 subunit (functions along with aFIB and aL7a; guides 2'-O-methylation of ribose to specific sites in RNAs), with translation MKAYIAENVRGIYAFDESGKLITSKPFSGKPEISLDKLLKGEPSDELLTLLEELRGEGYDEFVVEDTELSRKLKELNYTATAEFPNLAGEKLRSNPAEFLGENWFDEYYTVGVALTRLRIQEQSGARDKMIIQAIEALDDIDKVINLLVSRLREWYGLHFPELDEILPKHPQYVAFVKEIGPRENVTRERLEKLGFSEGKIEKILRAAEKSMGAPLGKFDSEIIRKLASEISDLYKLREQIEDYLEMAMDEVAPNLKALVGAKLAARLMSLAGGLKELAMMPASTIQVLGAEKALFRHLRTGAKPPKHGVIFQYPAINRSPWWQRGKIARALAGKLAIAARVDYFSGEYIGEELKKELEQRIKEIKEKYPNPPKRKAKPEKKKKKFKPKKSKKEKKGQKERRGKGKPEKKKKKKKSKGGKR
- a CDS encoding hydroxymethylglutaryl-CoA synthase; amino-acid sequence: MRKLLKPKREVGIVGYGAYVPMYRIKAEEIGRVWGVSSFPIEEKAVPGLDEDALTIGLEAARNALKRAQIDPKLIRAVWFGSESKPYAVKPTGTIIAEAIGATPDVSTADFEFACKAGTEALQTAIGFVGSEMADYAMAIGADTAQGRPGDHLEFTAGAGGAAFIVGPKSSETVAYFEGSYSYVTDTPDFWRRQHEHYPRHGNRFTGEPAYFHHIINAAKTLMEELGLTVNDFDYAVFHQPNVKFPLTVAKILGIPKEKVLPGLLTGKIGNTYSGATMVGVSAVLDIAKPGDRILWVSFGSGAGSDAFSVVVQDAIEEKRDLAPKVKDYVERKKYIDYALYAKARRKFIL
- a CDS encoding TIGR00266 family protein, which codes for MRYEITHRPSFSLLEVELSQGEAIQAEAGAMVHMSPTIRIETKARGGVFGALKRSVLGGESFFVNVFRAVGGTGTVGLAPPYPGDIEVFELDGTLYAQSGAFLASSENIDIDIKWGGAKTFFSREGLFLLKISGRGMVFLSSFGAIYKKELRNEHFIIDTGHMVAFTEGLDFKVKRVGGLKSTLFSGEGLVAEFYGTGTVYIQTRSMDSFLSWLIPNLPIKD